GATCGTATTCTTGGCCGCCATGGCTCCAGCCTGGCTGATGCGTTTCACCCGGGAGATGTCTCATGTATCACCGGATTCTGCTCGCCTATAACGGCTCTCCCGAGGGCCGCGCCGTCCTTCATCAAGGTACGGAACTGGCAAAACTGTGCAAGGCCGAGGTCTGCCTGCTCGCTGTGGTGGGGATTCCGACGGGACTCACGATGGCCGAAACCATCGTCACGCCAGAGATGACCGATGCGCTCGAAGCACCCGCCCGCCAAACGCTGGGCGATGGCGCGAAAGACATTGCCGCCATGGGGCTGACCGTCCAGACGCGGATCGAGTTCGGCGAGCCCGTCGAGCGCATCGGCGCAGTAGCACGCGAATACGGCGCCGATCTGATCGTCGTGGGCCACCGTCACCGAGGGGCCCTCGCACGTTGGTGGGGCGGCTCGGTGGGCAAGAGTCTGCTTGGCCACATTCCCTGTGATCTTTTGGTCGCCGTGGATCAGGAGCCGCACGCAGAAAGCGCCACCGCCTCATGATGCGAAACTCAAACGCCGGCGCCGCACATTGCCTGTTCTGCCGAATTGTCGAGGGCCAGCTCCCGTCCAGCCGCGTGGTTGAGGACGAGCACTGCATTGCCTTGATGGATGCATTTCCCTTGCGCCCGGGCCATGTCCTTGTGATTCCGCGCCGTCATGCCGAAACGCTGACGGATCTGACCCCCGAGCTGCGCGCCCATCTCCTGGAGACGGCGCAGGGCATTGCTCAGGCCTTGCGCCGCAGCCCATTGGCGCCCGATGGCATTCACTTCGCGATCAACGAAGGCCGCGCTGCCCATCAGACAGTACCGCATTGCCATATCCATGTTCTGCCAAGACGCCGGGGCGATCTGGCGGGGCTGCTCGGTCAGATCCTGTCCAAGCCGATTCAGCTACTGCGCGGTCCACGCAGACAGGACGAACGCGAAACTCAGGCGCGTCTGATCGCCCAGTACCTCGAATTCTGAAGCCCCAGCGCAGCACACCCGCTTCGGCAATCGCTGATTCCATCAAAAAGGCCGGCATGCACCGGCCTTCGTGACATCGACGCGACGATTCACCTCAAGCGATGGTGATGCTCGAATCCAGGTAGACGTCCTGGATGGCATTCAGCAGCTTGACGCCTTCGGCAAACGGACGCTGGAAGGCCTTGCGGCCGGAGATCAGGCCCATGCCACCGGCGCGCTTGTTGATGACGGCCGTGCGTACGGCCTGCGCGAAATCGTTCGCGCCCGATTCACCGCCTGAATTGATCAGACCGCAGCGGCCCATGTAGCAATTGGCCACCTGGTACCGGACCAGGTCGATGGGGTGATCGGTGGTCAGCTCACTGTAGACTTTCTCGTGGGTCTTGCCGAAATTGATCGCCTTGTAGCCGCCATTGTTCTCCGCCATCTTCTGCTTGACGATGTCCGCGCCGATGGTCGAGGCGATATGGTTGGCCTGACCGGTCAGATCGGCGGAGAGGTGGTAGTCGACACCCTCTTTCTTGAAGGCGTTGTTGCGGGTATAGGCCCACAGAATCGTGACCATGCCGAGCTCGTGGGCGCGCGCAAAAGCTTCGCTCACCTCCTGGATCTGCCGGCGAGATTCGGGAGCGCCGAAATACACCGTCGCTCCGACGCCGATCGCACCCATGTCGAAGGCCTGATCGACACTGGCAAAAAGCGTCTGGTCGTATTGGACTGGCAGGCTCAGGATCTCGTTATGGTTGAACTTCATGATAAAGGGGATCTTGTGCGCATAACGGCGCGACATCATCGCCAGCACGCCATAGGTCGAAGCCACTGCGTTGCATCCCCCCTCAAGCGCCAGCTCGCAGATCGTCTTGGGATCGAAGAAATCCGGATTGGGCGCAAAAGATGCCGCAGCGGAATGTTCGATGCCCTGATCGACAGGCAGGATCGAGACGTAGCCGGTGTTGCCGAGGCGGCCATGACCGAAAAGCGTCTGCAGATTCCGGAGCACGGTGGGGCTGCGGTCCGTCTGGACGAATACGCGATCCACGAAGTCGTCGCCCGGAAGTTCCAGCCGCTCTTTGGCGATGCCCCGACAGGTGTGGGTCAGGAGGGATTGGGCTTCATCGCCCAACAGCGCAGTGATATCAGTCATGGGGGTCAGCTCCCTTCAACGATAAATGGCCCGATCGGCAGCCAGGATGGGTCAAGATCGAAACGAAACCAGACCCGAATCTTAACCTGCAAGATGGCTGCCGGACAGACACGCAAAAGGGCGACGAACCGAGTTCCTCCCAAATCGCCTCATCACGACGCTGGGGCGTGGAACGCTCGCGGAATACCCGCGGCAAGCTTGCCAATCCGGCACCATGTCGGTGCGCACCAATTCCTCGCGCCCGGATTGGAGAGCGACGTGGACGTATCGGACCCGTCATCCACAAGGCGTCTTCAAGACGCAATCGATTCAATGCTAGACTGCGCGCCAACGCATACGGGCAGAATGAATCAACCAAGGACTGTCGGCGTCCGGCAACACTGGATTACCCGACATGCCTGTATTACGCTTAGCCGAGGCTGGGTTTATCTAACGGTTCCCAGCTCTGTTCCGTTAGTAGGGGTTGACCTACCGCGAAGGCGGTCGTGAATTTCATTCCCTGATATAAGCCTTAATTGACAAAAATGGAGGAATCATCATGAAGCGTCTGTCTTGTGCGGCCTTGATGTTGCTTGCACCGCTTGCCGGTCATGCCGAATTGTCTTCAATGAATGACCAGGCACTGTCCGAAGTGCGCGGTCAAGCCATCGTCGATCTGGGCGGCGGTTTCGTTGCATCCGAAAATGGCGTTTTTCAAACCTACACCGTTTTCGACCAAACTCTTTACGTTCCGTTCGATCCGACTGACGGCGTAACGCCGCCTCCCGGTCCCGGTACGGGTCCGCGCCCCATCGTGATCGGCAATCTGTTCTGCGACACTTGCGCGATCATCCTGGGTCTGAAACTCGGAAAATTGGCCTATATTGAAACCATCGAAGCCAATATCCTTTCGCTGGATCCGTTCCCCATCGGCCAAGCGTTGGCTGAGTTGCACTACCAGAAAGCCGCCCATCTGTCCGCTGTGGCCAACCGGCTGTACTACGGACCGTCGGCAAGCGCCTCGGGAAGTGCTTCTGCTAGCGTTTCGGTGAATTGATCAGACCTCGCCCTGTCAGGTTAGTGAATTAAGGAGCCTAAACGAATGAAATCACAATTGAAAAAACTTACAGGCGCCTCCGCGCTTCTGCTTTTGGCTGCACCAGCTGCTCATGCAGTGGTCGAAAGCGGTTTCGTAGTTTCTCCCGGTGCCGTTTATCAATGGTTTGATGACGATGCCGCGGGTGTCGAGGACGATGTCGGTTACCGGCTGGGCTTGGGCTATCAGTTCACGCCCCACTGGGTACTGGAACTGGTTGGCTCCCGCGTCGATACCGAGGTCGAAGGTGCCGATGGGGTTGACTTCGAGATGACTCAGGCCACCTTGGACCTGATGTACAACTTCATGCCTGAATGGACTGTAACCCCCTACGCCCTGCTGTCGGCCGGTTACGCCTGGTATGAAGCGGACGGCTTCAAGAAGATCGATCCGAATCTGGAAGACTTCGACGAAGATGAGCCTGTCATCGGTGCCGGCCTGGGCCTGAAAGCCAACCTGACCGACAACCTGTTTGCGCGTCTGGATGGCCGTTACGTCAGCTACACGGACAGCAACATCGACGACTACATCGCTCACCTGGTGATCGGCTACACC
This is a stretch of genomic DNA from Candidatus Macondimonas diazotrophica. It encodes these proteins:
- a CDS encoding universal stress protein, translating into MYHRILLAYNGSPEGRAVLHQGTELAKLCKAEVCLLAVVGIPTGLTMAETIVTPEMTDALEAPARQTLGDGAKDIAAMGLTVQTRIEFGEPVERIGAVAREYGADLIVVGHRHRGALARWWGGSVGKSLLGHIPCDLLVAVDQEPHAESATAS
- a CDS encoding HIT family protein, which gives rise to MMRNSNAGAAHCLFCRIVEGQLPSSRVVEDEHCIALMDAFPLRPGHVLVIPRRHAETLTDLTPELRAHLLETAQGIAQALRRSPLAPDGIHFAINEGRAAHQTVPHCHIHVLPRRRGDLAGLLGQILSKPIQLLRGPRRQDERETQARLIAQYLEF
- a CDS encoding class I fructose-bisphosphate aldolase, with the translated sequence MTDITALLGDEAQSLLTHTCRGIAKERLELPGDDFVDRVFVQTDRSPTVLRNLQTLFGHGRLGNTGYVSILPVDQGIEHSAAASFAPNPDFFDPKTICELALEGGCNAVASTYGVLAMMSRRYAHKIPFIMKFNHNEILSLPVQYDQTLFASVDQAFDMGAIGVGATVYFGAPESRRQIQEVSEAFARAHELGMVTILWAYTRNNAFKKEGVDYHLSADLTGQANHIASTIGADIVKQKMAENNGGYKAINFGKTHEKVYSELTTDHPIDLVRYQVANCYMGRCGLINSGGESGANDFAQAVRTAVINKRAGGMGLISGRKAFQRPFAEGVKLLNAIQDVYLDSSITIA
- a CDS encoding DUF6160 family protein, giving the protein MKRLSCAALMLLAPLAGHAELSSMNDQALSEVRGQAIVDLGGGFVASENGVFQTYTVFDQTLYVPFDPTDGVTPPPGPGTGPRPIVIGNLFCDTCAIILGLKLGKLAYIETIEANILSLDPFPIGQALAELHYQKAAHLSAVANRLYYGPSASASGSASASVSVN
- a CDS encoding OmpA family protein, whose product is MKSQLKKLTGASALLLLAAPAAHAVVESGFVVSPGAVYQWFDDDAAGVEDDVGYRLGLGYQFTPHWVLELVGSRVDTEVEGADGVDFEMTQATLDLMYNFMPEWTVTPYALLSAGYAWYEADGFKKIDPNLEDFDEDEPVIGAGLGLKANLTDNLFARLDGRYVSYTDSNIDDYIAHLVIGYTFGEAAAPAPAPAPVMMEEPVDGDADGDGIPDSRDKCPGTSAGAKVDADGCYIIIEKPVTIRLEVLFDFDKSVVKPEYYPEIKKVADFMKQYPMTDTVIEGHTDSIGTNAYNLSLSQRRAEAVRQVLIDQFNVDASRLTSVGYGEERPIADNRTAEGRQLNRRVVAVVSATKKEKVRAE